In Mustela nigripes isolate SB6536 chromosome 2, MUSNIG.SB6536, whole genome shotgun sequence, a single window of DNA contains:
- the SYDE1 gene encoding rho GTPase-activating protein SYDE1: MAEPLLRKTFSRLRGREKLPRKKSDAKERGRPAQRPEPNPPEPEPQAPEGSQAGAEGPPSPEASRSPARGAYLQSLEPSSRRWVLGGAKPPEEAALGARAPGSGEPAGEIWYNPIPEEDSRPPAPEPLGPQPGSAEPEGPASQATAPASPPTKASRTKSPGPARRLSMKMKKLPDLRRRLSLRGTRAGRERERAAPEGSVISRYHLDSSVGTPGRAAGAGATRGPRAGYLSDGDSPERPAGPPSPTAFRPYEVGPSARTPPAALWGRLSLHLYGLGGLRPAPGATPRDLCCLLQVDGVARARTGPLRGGPDFLRLDHTFHLELEAARLLRALVLAWDPGVRRHRPCAQGTVLLPTVFRGCQAQQLAVRLEPQGLLYAKLTLSEQQEAPGTTEPRVFGLPLPLLVERENPPGQVPLIIQKCVGQIERRGLRVVGLYRLCGSAAVKKELRDAFERDSAAVCLSEDLYPDINVITGILKDYLRELPTPLITQPLYQVVLEAMAQGPPSRAPSSTEGTRGLLNCLPDVERATLTLLLDHLRLVSSFHAHNRMTPQNLAVCFGPVLLPARQAPARPRIRSSGPGLTNAVDFKRHIEVLHYLLQAWPDPRGAPEPPDLAPYLRPKRQPPLHLPLSGPEVVARPRGRGGPESPPSNRYAGDWSVCGRDFLPCGRDFLSGPDYDHVTGSYSEDEDEEAGEPAGAADFEDDFEAPFNPHLNLKDFDALILDLERELSKQINVCL, translated from the exons ATGGCCGAGCCGCTGCTCAGGAAAACCTTCTCCCGCCTGCGAGGCCGGGAAAAACTTCCCCGGAAAAAGTCGGACGCGAAGGAGCGCG GCCGCCCAGCCCAGCGCCCGGAGCCCAATCCTCCAGAGCCAGAGCCCCAGGCCCCTGAAGGGTCCCAAGCTGGAGCAGAGGGGCCCCCAAGCCCTGAGGCATCTCGGAGCCCAGCTCGGGGGGCCTACCtgcagagcctggagcccagcagtCGACGATGGGTGCTGGGTGGGGCCAAGCCACCAGAAGAGGCTGCTTTGGGGGCCAGGGCACCTGGCAGCGGGGAGCCCGCAGGTGAGATCTGGTACAACCCTATCCCCGAGGAAGACTCCAGACCCCCAGCACCAGAGCCCCTGGGACCACAACCAGGCTCAGCTGAGCCAGAGGGCCCAGCCTCACAAG CCACAGCCCCTGCAAGCCCCCCAACCAAAGCCTCCCGCACAAAGTCCCCTGGCCCAGCTCGGCGCCTCTCCATGAAGATGAAGAAGCTGCCTGACCTGCGGCGGCGACTGAGCCTGCGGGGCACCCGGGCTGGCAGAGAGCGTGAGCGAGCCGCCCCCGAGGGCTCCGTCATCAGTCGTTACCACCTGGACAGCAGTGTGGGGACCCCAGGACgggcagcaggggctggggccaCAAGGGGACCTCGGGCCGGTTACCTCAGTGATGGGGACTCACCGGAGCGCCCAGCGGGGCCCCCATCACCCACTGCCTTCCGGCCCTATGAGGTGGGCCCATCAGCCCGAACACCCCCCGCCGCACTCTGGGGCCGCCTCAGCCTGCACTTGTATGGGCTGGGGGGTCTGCGGCCAGCACCTGGGGCCACCCCAAGAGACCTCTGCTGCCTACTGCAGGTGGATGGGGTGGCCCGGGCCCGAACGGGGCCACTGAGGGGGGGGCCAGACTTCCTGCGGCTGGATCACACCTTCCACCTGGAACTTGAGGCTGCCCGGCTGCTGCGGGCCCTGGTGCTGGCGTGGGACCCTGGTGTCCGGCGGCACCGGCCCTGCGCCCAGGGCACTGTGCTGCTACCCACAGTCTTCCGAG GGTGCCAGGCCCAGCAGCTGGCCGTGCGCCTGGAGCCTCAGGGGCTGTTGTATGCCAAACTGACCCTGTCAGAGCAGCAGGAAGCACCAGGCACAACTGAGCCCCGAGTCTTTGGGCTGCCCCTGCCATTGCTGGTGGAGCGAGAAAACCCCCCgggccaggtgcccctcatcatccAGAAGTGTGTTGGGCAGATCGAGCGCCGAGGGCTGCGG gtggTGGGGCTGTACCGTCTGTGTGGCTCGGCAGCCGTGAAGAAAGAGCTTCGGGATGCCTTTGAGCGGGACAGTGCAGCCGTCTGCCTCTCTGAGGACCTGTATCCTGATATCAATGTCATCACTG GCATCCTCAAGGATTATCTTCGGGAGTTGCCCACCCCACTCATCACCCAGCCCCTCTATCAGGTGGTGCTGGAGGCCATGGCCCAAGGACCCCCAAGCAGGGCACCCTCCAGCACTGAGGGCACCCGTGGGCTCCTCAACTGCCTGCCAGATGTGGAGAGG GCCACGCTGACGCTTCTCCTGGACCATCTGCGCCTCGTCTCCTCCTTCCACGCCCACAACCGCATGACCCCGCAGAACCTGGCCGTGTGCTTCGGTCCCGTGCTGCTGCCCGCGCGCCAGGCACCCGCCAGGCCCCGCATCCGCAGCTCTGGCCCCGGCCTAACCAACGCAGTGGACTTCAAGCGCCACATCGAGGTGCTGCACTACCTGCTTCAGGCCTGGCCAG ATCCCCGCGGGGCCCCGGAGCCTCCCGACCTCGCCCCATACCTGCGGCCCAAACGGCAGCCGCCGCTGCACTTGCCGCTCTCCGGCCCCGAAGTGGTGGCGCGGCCCCGCGGCCGGGGCGGCCCTGAGAGCCCCCCGAGTAACCGCTACGCGGGCGACTGGAGCGTGTGCGGACGGGACTTCCTGCCGTGCGGCCGGGACTTTCTGTCGGGGCCGGACTACGACCACGTGACGGGCAGCTACAGCGAGGACGAGGACGAGGAGGCGGGCGAGCCGGCGGGCGCCGCGGACTTCGAAGACGACTTCGAGGCACCCTTCAACCCGCACCTGAACCTCAAAGACTTCGACGCCCTCATCCTGGACCTGGAGCGAGAGCTCTCCAAGCAGATCAACGTGTGCCTCTGA